Proteins encoded within one genomic window of Haladaptatus sp. QDMS2:
- a CDS encoding helix-turn-helix domain-containing protein, with translation MSVIAEFTIPYSEFNLGTVLHTDSEIHIDLERIVPTSEKVMPFFWASGGNLEAFENEVRESPVVANLSRLDAVSGSALYRVEWTEPIESLVHGIAESEATILKANGNREWLFHLRFGDHAHLSQFHEYCLEHDISIDLSRVYTLADGGQEPPHGLTADQRETLLLALEHGYFDVPRAATLSEIANTLGISQQAASERVRRGVKSVLSSVLEERS, from the coding sequence ATGAGTGTCATCGCCGAGTTTACTATCCCATACTCCGAGTTCAATCTCGGCACGGTCTTGCACACGGATTCGGAGATTCACATCGACTTAGAACGCATCGTCCCGACGTCTGAAAAGGTGATGCCGTTTTTCTGGGCGTCGGGTGGCAATCTGGAGGCGTTCGAGAACGAAGTCAGGGAGAGTCCGGTCGTCGCGAACCTTTCTCGTCTGGATGCCGTGAGTGGCTCAGCGCTCTACCGCGTCGAGTGGACAGAGCCAATCGAGAGCCTCGTCCACGGAATCGCCGAGTCAGAAGCGACGATTCTCAAAGCGAACGGAAACAGAGAGTGGCTGTTCCACCTGCGGTTTGGCGACCACGCACACCTCTCGCAGTTCCACGAGTACTGTCTCGAACACGACATTTCGATAGACCTGTCCCGGGTGTACACCCTCGCCGACGGTGGCCAGGAGCCACCGCACGGACTGACCGCAGACCAGCGAGAGACCCTGCTGCTCGCACTCGAACACGGATATTTCGACGTGCCGCGCGCGGCGACGCTCTCAGAGATTGCGAACACCCTCGGAATTTCCCAACAGGCGGCCTCGGAACGAGTCCGTCGTGGGGTGAAAAGCGTACTCTCATCCGTGCTCGAAGAACGTAGCTAA
- a CDS encoding PrsW family intramembrane metalloprotease — MNPRKLLRIARWEVTKGAGGIDRRTAIAGVVAIVLLVVVSMAAVSHGVTLDRGIYRVGVDESSPYYGPVAADPTFAIHDPTSDEEFDLLIQDGRVGYRDTQKGRAALAELRRAVEGYNDRLMATEGNRSAAFPVAVNITYVNRAGGEVVVPGSAGQGQQTADEPTQNQQSPGGATETPAAGGGGGDGGNTPLPGDQPPLADGLLGGGSGDTPSDIAPPFPFESLALAFLFVLPMNFVIQAYGSSILKERVNRRGVLLLVSPVSRYDIVAGKTLPYFLASLAITTVIALAIGGGPISITAVIPLALVFLAATFLAGMFARSFKELTFVTVAISVFLTTYAFVPAIFTDLNAIALISPLTLVVRDLQSQAITAGEYAFATLPLYLTAFVLFTLGVGIYREEDMFTQRPVHLKALDAISSRISGRRSIAVLSILFIPFVFVAELLAVATLFALPVSFSIPVLLVAIALVEEIAKSIHVFAGFESAKFDRRLKLSLILGTLSGVGFFLAEKLTLVSQIVGLPELRLGNVAFAGGVETSGLVLLGFLLAPLVLHVVTATISAIGAARGARSYAVALGVAIFVHTVYNLTVVMQLG, encoded by the coding sequence GTGAACCCGCGCAAACTCCTGCGCATCGCGCGCTGGGAAGTGACAAAGGGGGCGGGCGGCATCGACCGGCGAACCGCCATCGCTGGCGTCGTCGCCATCGTCCTGCTCGTGGTCGTCTCCATGGCCGCCGTCAGCCACGGCGTGACCCTCGACCGGGGCATCTACCGCGTCGGCGTGGACGAATCGAGTCCCTACTACGGGCCGGTCGCCGCAGACCCGACGTTCGCCATCCACGACCCGACGAGTGACGAAGAGTTCGACCTGCTCATCCAAGACGGCCGCGTCGGCTACCGTGACACACAGAAGGGCCGGGCTGCACTCGCGGAACTCAGGCGGGCGGTCGAAGGATACAACGACCGCCTCATGGCGACCGAGGGGAACCGCTCCGCGGCCTTCCCCGTCGCCGTGAACATCACCTACGTGAATCGCGCCGGGGGCGAAGTGGTCGTGCCCGGTTCTGCCGGACAGGGCCAGCAGACGGCCGACGAACCAACCCAAAACCAGCAGTCGCCCGGCGGCGCAACGGAGACGCCAGCCGCCGGCGGTGGTGGCGGTGACGGGGGCAACACGCCACTGCCTGGCGACCAGCCACCGCTAGCAGACGGCCTGCTCGGAGGTGGGTCAGGCGACACGCCGAGCGACATCGCGCCGCCGTTCCCCTTCGAGTCGCTCGCCCTCGCGTTCCTGTTCGTCCTGCCGATGAACTTCGTCATTCAGGCCTACGGCAGTTCGATACTCAAAGAGCGCGTGAACCGTCGTGGGGTCCTGTTGCTCGTCTCGCCGGTGTCGCGCTACGACATCGTCGCAGGCAAGACGCTCCCGTACTTCCTCGCCTCGCTCGCGATAACGACGGTCATCGCGCTCGCCATCGGCGGCGGCCCGATTTCGATAACGGCGGTCATCCCGCTCGCGCTCGTGTTCCTCGCGGCGACGTTCCTCGCCGGAATGTTCGCCCGGTCGTTCAAGGAACTCACCTTCGTCACGGTGGCCATCAGCGTGTTTCTCACCACGTACGCGTTCGTTCCGGCCATCTTCACCGACCTGAACGCCATCGCGCTCATTTCGCCGCTCACGCTCGTCGTCCGGGACCTGCAATCGCAAGCAATTACGGCCGGTGAGTACGCCTTTGCGACGCTCCCGCTCTATCTCACCGCGTTCGTCTTGTTCACGCTCGGCGTGGGCATCTACCGCGAAGAAGACATGTTCACGCAGCGACCCGTCCACCTGAAGGCGCTCGACGCGATTTCGAGTCGTATCTCGGGGCGGCGCTCTATCGCCGTCCTCTCGATTCTGTTCATCCCGTTCGTGTTCGTCGCCGAGCTGTTGGCCGTCGCCACGCTGTTCGCGCTCCCGGTTTCGTTCTCGATTCCAGTGTTGCTCGTGGCCATTGCGCTCGTCGAGGAGATTGCGAAGAGCATCCACGTGTTCGCCGGGTTCGAGAGCGCGAAGTTCGACCGCCGCCTGAAACTCTCGCTCATCCTCGGGACGCTCTCTGGGGTCGGTTTCTTCCTCGCCGAGAAACTCACGCTCGTCAGCCAAATCGTCGGCCTTCCCGAACTCCGACTGGGGAACGTGGCGTTCGCGGGAGGCGTGGAGACGAGCGGACTGGTCTTGCTCGGCTTCCTGCTGGCTCCCCTCGTACTCCACGTCGTCACCGCGACGATTTCCGCCATCGGGGCGGCGCGAGGGGCGCGTTCGTACGCCGTCGCGCTCGGCGTGGCCATCTTCGTCCACACGGTGTACAACCTCACGGTGGTGATGCAACTTGGCTGA
- a CDS encoding DUF6069 family protein: protein MAMRDDSAAPTSDFARLDYLFRLGVFVVGAVIVATTIVRGIAGAFGLVPPTFAPLAWSQVIGVAVLGSAGGVFVYAILDRYTDRPRRNFVVVALAVLILSTAPLWLAQQLADATMAGVAVLGVLHIVVAFVTVFLLLRMDEDDPVSTSPPPE, encoded by the coding sequence ATGGCAATGCGAGACGATTCTGCCGCGCCCACCAGCGATTTCGCGCGGCTAGACTACCTCTTTCGACTCGGTGTCTTCGTCGTGGGCGCCGTCATCGTGGCGACGACCATCGTGAGAGGTATCGCCGGTGCGTTCGGACTCGTCCCGCCGACGTTCGCGCCGCTCGCGTGGTCACAGGTCATCGGCGTCGCCGTACTCGGGTCCGCCGGCGGCGTGTTCGTCTACGCCATCCTCGACCGGTACACCGACCGCCCCAGGCGAAATTTCGTCGTCGTCGCCCTCGCGGTCCTCATCCTTTCTACCGCCCCGCTGTGGCTCGCACAGCAGTTAGCGGATGCGACGATGGCCGGAGTGGCCGTCCTCGGGGTGTTGCACATCGTGGTCGCGTTCGTCACCGTGTTCCTGTTGCTCCGAATGGACGAGGACGACCCCGTCTCGACCAGCCCGCCGCCTGAGTAA
- a CDS encoding aldo/keto reductase — protein MEYTTLGSTGMEVSRLCLGCMSFGTPEWRDWVLTEEESLPIIDRAIDLGINFFDTANMYSVGESERILGTALEGRREENVVATKVFHEMDESNPHSSGLSRKAIEQELEASLDRLGMETIDLYQTHRWDDDTPIDVTLATLSDAVRRGKVRYIGTSSMWAHQFAEALHASDGLGLDRFVTMQNHYNLLYREEEREMLPLCEKEDIGVIPWSPLARGYLTRPHVEFDATTRGQSDQHARRHPYLEGGGKEVNERVEELAAEKDVTMAQISLSWLLHKDWVDAPIVGTTSVEHLEQAVEALDISLSASEMEYLEEPYQPVRVSGHQ, from the coding sequence ATGGAGTATACGACACTCGGTTCGACCGGGATGGAAGTCAGTCGATTGTGTCTCGGGTGCATGAGTTTCGGCACCCCGGAGTGGCGCGATTGGGTGCTCACGGAGGAGGAGAGCCTCCCGATTATCGACCGGGCAATCGACCTCGGCATCAACTTCTTCGACACGGCAAACATGTACTCGGTCGGCGAATCAGAACGAATTCTGGGCACGGCACTGGAGGGCCGACGCGAGGAGAACGTCGTCGCGACGAAGGTCTTCCACGAGATGGACGAGTCGAACCCTCACTCGTCGGGCCTGTCGCGAAAGGCCATCGAACAGGAACTGGAGGCGAGTCTCGACCGTCTCGGAATGGAGACGATAGACCTGTACCAGACCCACCGATGGGACGACGATACGCCCATCGACGTGACCCTCGCGACGCTCTCTGACGCAGTTCGCCGCGGGAAGGTGCGCTACATCGGGACGAGTTCCATGTGGGCCCACCAGTTTGCCGAAGCGCTCCACGCGAGCGACGGCCTCGGACTCGATCGGTTCGTCACGATGCAGAATCACTACAACCTGCTCTACCGTGAGGAAGAACGCGAGATGCTCCCGCTCTGTGAGAAGGAGGACATCGGCGTCATCCCGTGGAGCCCGCTCGCCCGCGGTTATCTCACCCGGCCGCACGTCGAGTTCGACGCCACCACGCGCGGGCAGTCGGACCAGCACGCCCGTCGCCACCCGTATCTCGAAGGTGGCGGCAAGGAGGTCAACGAACGGGTGGAGGAACTGGCGGCGGAGAAAGACGTGACTATGGCGCAGATTTCGCTCTCGTGGCTGCTGCACAAAGACTGGGTCGATGCGCCAATCGTCGGGACGACGAGCGTCGAACACCTGGAGCAAGCGGTCGAAGCCCTCGACATCTCACTTTCTGCCAGCGAGATGGAATACTTAGAGGAGCCGTACCAACCAGTTCGGGTGTCTGGTCACCAATAA
- a CDS encoding ABC transporter permease produces the protein MADPRLAITRRELGAIKSEKTIVLALLIQLFIAAFSSFLVVGLVSLYAPGSVSDGQVVTFGVAGDASDRVEGAIREVDGSRFRHYDSRERAESDFEIGRLDGILLAHYGDDGRIVVETVVPRGSLRSTLIVTQVRETLETLERTERVARQQSLENRPISLPREVSASPYFGFTYTILLPLLCFLPVFISGSLVVDSITEENERGTLELLRVAPLTIVDIVDGKLLAAAVLAPAQVLLWLALLTFNGIAIAHVPLLLAFVAALTLLVVSGGAAISILIGDRQRSQLAYSTALLLFFGSLVFLPEHPSTTVARLAIDSAAPITFATVGGAVICCVLVLGGIRAGVAAVGTDRL, from the coding sequence TTGGCTGACCCACGCCTCGCCATCACCCGGCGCGAACTGGGTGCCATCAAGAGCGAGAAGACCATCGTCCTCGCGTTGCTCATTCAGTTGTTCATCGCCGCCTTCTCGTCGTTCCTCGTCGTGGGCCTCGTCTCGCTGTACGCCCCCGGCAGCGTCTCCGACGGGCAGGTCGTCACCTTTGGCGTGGCCGGCGACGCGAGCGACCGCGTGGAGGGTGCAATTCGAGAGGTGGACGGGAGTCGATTCCGTCACTACGACTCGCGCGAGCGGGCCGAAAGCGACTTCGAAATCGGTCGCCTCGATGGCATCCTCTTGGCACATTACGGCGACGACGGGCGAATCGTGGTCGAAACCGTCGTCCCGCGGGGGAGTTTGCGGAGCACGTTAATCGTCACACAGGTACGCGAGACGCTCGAAACGCTCGAACGAACGGAGCGGGTCGCGCGCCAGCAGAGCCTCGAAAACCGGCCGATTTCGCTTCCGCGTGAGGTGTCCGCGAGTCCGTACTTCGGGTTCACGTACACGATTCTGTTGCCCCTCCTCTGTTTCCTCCCCGTCTTCATCAGCGGGTCGCTCGTGGTCGATTCGATAACCGAGGAGAACGAGCGCGGAACCCTCGAACTGCTTCGGGTCGCGCCGCTCACCATCGTCGACATCGTGGACGGAAAACTGCTCGCTGCGGCGGTTCTCGCCCCGGCACAGGTGCTCCTGTGGCTCGCCCTGCTCACGTTCAACGGCATCGCCATCGCACACGTTCCGCTGTTGCTCGCGTTCGTGGCCGCCCTCACCTTGCTCGTCGTGAGCGGTGGGGCCGCGATATCGATTCTCATCGGTGACCGACAGCGGTCGCAACTCGCCTACTCGACGGCACTGCTGTTGTTCTTCGGGAGCCTCGTGTTCCTGCCCGAACACCCCTCGACGACGGTGGCCCGGCTCGCCATCGACAGTGCCGCGCCGATTACCTTCGCCACCGTGGGCGGGGCCGTCATCTGCTGTGTCCTCGTCCTCGGCGGAATCCGGGCGGGCGTCGCGGCGGTTGGGACAGACCGACTGTAG